One Thermococcus sp. M36 genomic window, GCTCAGGGCGTCCTTCCAGGTCGTGCGGGAGAGCGTCGGGGGGATAGTCCTCGCCGTAATAGCGGCGTTCAACAGAGCCATCTCCGAGCTGGGCATAGCCCTGATGATAGGTGGAAACGTCTACGTGAAGGGTGGCGTCTACAACACGAGGGTTCTGACGACCGCCATACAGATGTACACCGTCCGCGCCGAGGTCAGCATAGCCATAGCCCTTGGGATAATCCTGCTCGCGATAGTCCTAACCGTGAACCTGCTATCAAACCTCGTGAGGAAGTGGCTGGCATGAGCCTTGTTGAGCTTAGGAACATCACCAAGTCCTACGAAGGGAAGCCTGCCCTGGACGGCGTGAGCCTTAAGGTCAGGAAGGGCGAGATATTCTGCATCATGGGGCACAGCGGGGCCGGGAAAACCACCCTCCTCAGGATACTGGCTCTCCTTGAGAGGCCGGATTCCGGCGAGTACTACTTTGACGGTGCCCTGGTTTCTTGGAACAGGCCGGGAAGCCTGAGGAGGGGGATAACGATGGTGTTCCAGACCCCCGTCATGTTCAACACCACGGTCTTCAAGAACGTCGCCTACGGCCTTAGGCTCAGGGGCTATTCAAGGGCAGAGATAGAGCAGAAGGTCAAGGATGTTCTGAGGCTCGTGGGGCTTGAGGGCTACGAGAACCGAAAGGCAAAAACCCTATCCGGCGGCGAGAAGCAGCGCGTTGCCATAGCGAGAGCGATAGTGCTTGAGCCGAAGCTCCTCCTGATGGACGAGCCGACGGCAAACCTTGACCCAACGAACTCCGGCATAATAGAGGACATTGTGCGGGAGATAGCGAAGGAAAACGGGACGACGATAGTGTTTTCCACCCATAACATGTTCCAGGCCAAGAGGCTAGCCGACAGGGTCGCTCACATACACCTTGGGAGGATAATCGAGGTTGGGAAAACAGAGGATATCTTTGAGATGCCCAAGAACGAGCTGACGAGGAAGTTCATCAACGGTGAGCTGTTCTGATCTGCGAACCGTTTTTAACATGTTCTTCAAAAAATCTGCCGGTGGTGGTCA contains:
- a CDS encoding ABC transporter ATP-binding protein: MSLVELRNITKSYEGKPALDGVSLKVRKGEIFCIMGHSGAGKTTLLRILALLERPDSGEYYFDGALVSWNRPGSLRRGITMVFQTPVMFNTTVFKNVAYGLRLRGYSRAEIEQKVKDVLRLVGLEGYENRKAKTLSGGEKQRVAIARAIVLEPKLLLMDEPTANLDPTNSGIIEDIVREIAKENGTTIVFSTHNMFQAKRLADRVAHIHLGRIIEVGKTEDIFEMPKNELTRKFINGELF